The Struthio camelus isolate bStrCam1 chromosome 5, bStrCam1.hap1, whole genome shotgun sequence genome has a segment encoding these proteins:
- the SLC25A47 gene encoding solute carrier family 25 member 47 isoform X1, whose protein sequence is MDFIAGAIGGGLSTAVGYPLDTVKVRIQTERRYKGIWHCIQETYRTEKVWGFYKGVSASVFTVSLISSVSFGTYRNFLRNICKLRYGTADAKPSELDIFLAGSATGAVRVMLMTPSEVAKVRMQTQRQPHPSVASPQPISKPKYQGSLHCLKVIAKEEGFGGLYKGCSALLCRDCSSSAIYFLTYSVLCDWLTPVGKKKPGFVVVLLSGGFAGVLAWGLATPMDVIKSRMQTDESGQHKYKGLIHCTRESVRKEGVKVLFKGLGLNCIRAFPVNMVVFVTYEAVLRFTDHLTNEK, encoded by the exons ATGGATTTCATTGCTGGGGCCATTGGAG GTGGGCTAAGCACAGCAGTGGGTTATCCGCTGGATACAGTGAAG GTGAGGATTCAGACCGAAAGGCGTTACAAAGGGATTTGGCACTGCATTCAAGAAacatacagaacagaaaag GTTTGGGGATTTTACAAAGGCGTATCTGCGTCAGTCTTCACAGTATCACTGATTTCCTCTGTTTCATTTGGCACATACAGAAACTTCCTTCGCAACATCTGCAAATTGCGATATGGTACTGCAGATGCAAAGCCATCCGAGCTGGATATTTTTCTTGCGGGAAGTGCTACTGGTGCAGTCCGG GTTATGTTGATGACACCTAGTGAGGTAGCTAAAGTTCGAATGCAAACTCAGAGGCAACCACATCCTTCTGTGGCATCTCCCCAACCTATTTCTAAGCCGAAGTACCAAGGCTCTCTGCACTGTCTGAAGGTGATCGcaaaggaggaaggttttgggggTCTCTACAAAGGCTGCTCTGCATTACTCTGCAGGGATTGCTCCTCTTCTGCAATATATTTCCTTACCTATTCTGTTCTGTGTGACTGGCTTAcaccagtggggaaaaaaaaaccgg GTTTCGTAGTTGTCCTGCTTTCTGGTGGTTTTGCTGGAGTCCTGGCCTGGGGATTAGCTACTCCCATGGATGTCATCAAATCACGGATGCAAACCGACGAATCGGGACAGCACAAGTACAAAGGCCTCATCCACTGCACTAGAGAAAGCGTGAGAAAGGAGGGTGTAAAAGTGCTTTTCAAAGGACTGGGCTTAAACTGCATTCGTGCATTTCCTGTGAACATGGTTGTATTTGTAACATATGAAGCTGTACTGAGGTTTACAGATCatcttacaaatgaaaaatag
- the SLC25A47 gene encoding solute carrier family 25 member 47 isoform X2 — protein sequence MLMTPSEVAKVRMQTQRQPHPSVASPQPISKPKYQGSLHCLKVIAKEEGFGGLYKGCSALLCRDCSSSAIYFLTYSVLCDWLTPVGKKKPGFVVVLLSGGFAGVLAWGLATPMDVIKSRMQTDESGQHKYKGLIHCTRESVRKEGVKVLFKGLGLNCIRAFPVNMVVFVTYEAVLRFTDHLTNEK from the exons ATGTTGATGACACCTAGTGAGGTAGCTAAAGTTCGAATGCAAACTCAGAGGCAACCACATCCTTCTGTGGCATCTCCCCAACCTATTTCTAAGCCGAAGTACCAAGGCTCTCTGCACTGTCTGAAGGTGATCGcaaaggaggaaggttttgggggTCTCTACAAAGGCTGCTCTGCATTACTCTGCAGGGATTGCTCCTCTTCTGCAATATATTTCCTTACCTATTCTGTTCTGTGTGACTGGCTTAcaccagtggggaaaaaaaaaccgg GTTTCGTAGTTGTCCTGCTTTCTGGTGGTTTTGCTGGAGTCCTGGCCTGGGGATTAGCTACTCCCATGGATGTCATCAAATCACGGATGCAAACCGACGAATCGGGACAGCACAAGTACAAAGGCCTCATCCACTGCACTAGAGAAAGCGTGAGAAAGGAGGGTGTAAAAGTGCTTTTCAAAGGACTGGGCTTAAACTGCATTCGTGCATTTCCTGTGAACATGGTTGTATTTGTAACATATGAAGCTGTACTGAGGTTTACAGATCatcttacaaatgaaaaatag